In the genome of Abyssalbus ytuae, the window AGTTACAAAAATATTACCCTAAAATATTTAATGAATTAAAATTAAAACAGTACGAAAAAATGAATACTTGTGTTTGCGGTAATTTACAACGTGGTATTGAACAGGGTTATTACCGTAAAGATGTGAATGTTGATATAATTTCTAAAATTTATTTTAACGGTATGATGGATTTAAAAAACACAGAAATTTTCCCTCCCCAAAAATATAGTATGCCACTACTTATGGAAACCTATTTGGAGTACCATGTACGGGCTATTGCAACTCATAAAGGAATTGAAATATTAAACAACATAATTAATAAGTAATTACAAGTCATTTTTATTAACAAAAACAACCCAAGGTCATTAACTGATGTAAGTGACCCCCTTAAAACAATTATAATCAGCACATGAAAAACACATTAACTGCACTGATCTTGCTTATTGCAATTTCAACTTCGGCCCAACAATCTTTTTCTTTGGAAGAAGCAATTGATTTTGCGCTCGAAAATAACAGAACAGCTATAAACGCTTCCCGCGATATTGATGCTGCCAAAAAACAAAAATGGGAAACCACGGCAAGTGGTCTTCCGCAAATAAGTGCAGCTATAGATTATCAAAACTATTTAAAACAACCGGTCTCTTTGATTCCCGCTGAATTTTTCGGAGGAGAACCGGGTGAATTTGCCGAGGTTACATTTGGTACCAAACAAAATGTAAACGCCGTGGCTACTTTAAATCAGCTAATTTTTGACGGCTCATACCTGGTGGGATTACAATCGGCAAAAGTTTTTCTCGAAATATCAAAAAATGCCAAAGTAAAAACAGACCTTGAAGTAAGAAAACAAGTCATTAACGCATATGGAAATGTTTTGCTGGCTGAAGCGAGCATTGACATTCTTGAAAAAAATAAAGCAACTCTTGAAAAAAATGTTTTTGAAGTTCAGAAAACTTACGAAAACGGATTGGCAGAAGAAGAATCTGTCGAACAGCTTAAAATAACCCTCGCCGGGGTGGAAAGCAGTTTAAGCAACAACAAAAGATTAAGGGATATTGCTTATAAAATGCTCAATATGGCCCTGGGCCTAGATATAAATGTACAACTCGAACTTACCGATGACCTTAATAGTTTAACTGCAAAAAACATTATCATTGGCTTAGTTGATACACCGTTTTTATTAGAAAATAATATTGACTATAAAATTGCCAAAAACGATGAGCGCTCTAAACAATTATTAATGAAATACGAAAAAACAAAAGCACTACCCACCATAAATGCATTTTTAAACGGAGGTTACCAGTCTTTTGCAGATGATGATTTTCCCTTTTTAGATAAAGATCAGGAATGGTTTGGCTCTTCAATCTTCGGAGTAAGCGTAAACATCCCTATTTTCAGTTCTTTGGCCAGAAGCGCACGAACCCAAAGAGCTAAAATTGAATTTGAAAAAGCCAAAACACAATTA includes:
- a CDS encoding TetR/AcrR family transcriptional regulator; protein product: MKEKIIEKATDLFLNLGFKSVTMDDIANEMGISKKTIYQHFDNKTDLIQACTFYKFLIISQGIDGICQLNKNPIEELYEIKTFALTHLKDEKQSPHYQLQKYYPKIFNELKLKQYEKMNTCVCGNLQRGIEQGYYRKDVNVDIISKIYFNGMMDLKNTEIFPPQKYSMPLLMETYLEYHVRAIATHKGIEILNNIINK
- a CDS encoding TolC family protein; the protein is MKNTLTALILLIAISTSAQQSFSLEEAIDFALENNRTAINASRDIDAAKKQKWETTASGLPQISAAIDYQNYLKQPVSLIPAEFFGGEPGEFAEVTFGTKQNVNAVATLNQLIFDGSYLVGLQSAKVFLEISKNAKVKTDLEVRKQVINAYGNVLLAEASIDILEKNKATLEKNVFEVQKTYENGLAEEESVEQLKITLAGVESSLSNNKRLRDIAYKMLNMALGLDINVQLELTDDLNSLTAKNIIIGLVDTPFLLENNIDYKIAKNDERSKQLLMKYEKTKALPTINAFLNGGYQSFADDDFPFLDKDQEWFGSSIFGVSVNIPIFSSLARSARTQRAKIEFEKAKTQLTDTEQRIKLELQNAQSNYQYVVEQYETAKQNLELAERIEQKNQVKFSEGIASSFDLRQAQTQLYTSQQEYLQAMVNVINQKAELETILNSEQLINQEQD